A window of Streptomyces gilvosporeus contains these coding sequences:
- a CDS encoding ATP-binding protein, which produces MNQSSNDLSGSVTGPVVQAGHVGQLHLSPPVPTALAGLPPAVPEFTGRDEALRQVTDALRPGSGAAPVVVSTLAGTAGVGKTALALRAAHDAVDAGWFPGGVLFINLQGYDDLRYVGPETAVSVFLSALGVPDELFPPTFAGRLSLYRSKLAERADRHGAALIVCDNASATDQIRPLLPGPPLHRALVTSRHTLADLPGSRIVDLGVLEPAEAAALISRTLRMRRSDDTRAQDEPEAVEDLTTLCGHLPLALAVVASILAGDPDQTVGELTAALRDRATRLEELTYGERRSVTAAFALSYARLTPDEARMFRYLSLNPGQQVSVEAAAALTGQPLPQARKLLRALRGVHMIEHGKPRGWVRFHDLLRLFAERRCGEEDDTASIQAAVDRLLAHYRDAAQDATERIVAAARQRGRDDEAERWLDTESQNLRSALKLAQRHGRPAMALPLAHNVSWFLRRRQDWAAGREVCDTAVEFAASLPDGAQQALALYDLGDFLKHQQDFHQALPVFADALARYRELGDRTGEARTLHSMGTAARRSGRYAEAERHYAAALPLFDALEDHRAGGHTLFNLGYTARQQGHHEAAQDHYRRALDVYHRLDDPAGRARTLHHLGHLALARHRPDAARAYWERARSAYEEAALPQYAQEVIELLDG; this is translated from the coding sequence GTGAACCAGTCGTCCAACGATCTGAGCGGGAGCGTCACCGGCCCGGTCGTCCAAGCGGGCCACGTAGGGCAGTTGCACCTCTCGCCGCCCGTGCCCACCGCGCTGGCGGGCCTGCCGCCGGCCGTACCGGAGTTCACCGGCCGGGACGAGGCACTGCGGCAGGTCACCGACGCCCTGCGGCCCGGCTCCGGCGCCGCGCCGGTCGTGGTGTCCACGCTGGCGGGCACGGCCGGCGTCGGCAAGACCGCTCTCGCGCTGCGCGCCGCCCATGACGCCGTGGACGCGGGCTGGTTTCCCGGCGGCGTGCTCTTCATCAACCTCCAGGGTTACGACGACCTCCGCTACGTGGGGCCCGAGACCGCGGTATCCGTCTTCCTCAGCGCCCTCGGCGTCCCCGACGAGCTGTTCCCCCCGACCTTCGCCGGGCGGCTGTCGCTGTACCGCTCCAAGCTCGCGGAACGCGCCGACCGGCACGGCGCGGCCCTGATCGTGTGCGACAACGCCTCCGCCACGGACCAGATCAGGCCCCTGCTGCCCGGACCCCCGCTCCACCGGGCCCTGGTGACCAGCCGTCACACCCTCGCCGATCTGCCGGGCTCCCGGATCGTCGATCTCGGCGTACTGGAACCAGCCGAGGCCGCCGCTCTCATCTCCCGTACGCTGCGCATGCGGCGCTCCGACGACACCCGCGCCCAGGACGAGCCCGAGGCCGTCGAGGACCTCACCACCCTGTGCGGCCATCTCCCCCTGGCGCTCGCCGTCGTGGCCTCCATACTGGCCGGCGACCCGGACCAGACCGTCGGCGAACTCACCGCGGCCTTACGCGACCGCGCCACCCGCCTTGAGGAACTGACCTACGGCGAGCGCCGCTCGGTCACCGCCGCCTTCGCCCTCTCGTACGCCCGGCTCACCCCCGACGAGGCCCGGATGTTCCGGTACCTCTCCCTCAACCCGGGCCAGCAGGTGAGCGTGGAGGCCGCCGCCGCGCTCACCGGACAACCCCTGCCCCAGGCCCGAAAACTGCTCCGCGCGCTGCGCGGCGTCCACATGATCGAGCACGGCAAACCCCGCGGCTGGGTCCGCTTCCACGACCTGCTGCGGCTCTTCGCCGAACGGCGCTGCGGCGAGGAGGACGACACGGCGAGCATCCAGGCCGCCGTCGACCGGCTGCTTGCCCACTACCGCGACGCCGCCCAGGACGCCACCGAGCGGATCGTGGCGGCGGCCCGGCAGCGCGGACGGGACGACGAGGCCGAGCGCTGGCTCGACACCGAGAGCCAGAATCTGCGCTCGGCCCTGAAGCTGGCCCAGCGGCACGGGCGGCCCGCCATGGCCCTGCCGCTGGCCCACAACGTCAGCTGGTTCCTCCGCCGCCGGCAGGACTGGGCCGCCGGCCGTGAAGTCTGCGATACGGCCGTGGAGTTCGCCGCGTCCCTGCCCGACGGCGCCCAGCAGGCACTGGCCCTGTACGACCTGGGCGACTTCCTCAAGCACCAGCAGGACTTCCACCAGGCGCTGCCCGTATTCGCCGACGCACTCGCCCGTTATCGCGAGCTCGGCGACCGCACAGGCGAGGCCAGGACCCTGCACAGCATGGGCACGGCCGCCCGGCGCAGCGGCCGGTACGCCGAGGCGGAACGCCACTACGCCGCCGCCCTGCCGCTCTTCGACGCACTCGAAGACCACCGGGCCGGCGGCCACACCCTGTTCAACCTGGGGTACACCGCCCGCCAGCAGGGCCATCACGAGGCCGCCCAGGACCACTACCGGCGCGCCCTGGACGTCTACCACCGCCTCGACGACCCCGCCGGGCGGGCCCGCACCCTGCACCACCTCGGCCACCTGGCGCTCGCCAGACACCGTCCGGACGCGGCCCGCGCCTACTGGGAGCGGGCCCGGTCGGCGTACGAGGAGGCGGCGCTTCCGCAGTACGCCCAGGAGGTCATCGAGCTGCTGGACGGGTAA
- a CDS encoding ABC transporter permease has translation MGRYLLRRLANYLVLVVVAASLTYFLAGLSLNPRAKFEGRNPPLPETSITKTLDEYNMNPDTPILTRFGHWAEGVAHGDLGKTIEGDDVNDDFGRRVGVSTRLLLLATIVGSIGGVALGAFGAIRQYRLFDRFTTLASFFVLAMPVFVIGVALKIGATALNDGTQTIKVLGEYDPQYAGQWNVDALVNRAQHMLLPALTLIILQVALYSRYQRSTMLDVLGSDFLRTARAKGLRRRKALVKHGLRTAILPVVPLLVYNIVLLFTGATFTEKTFGWHGMGELLVDSIGKQDVNSVAAVGLFTAVLVLIAGLLSDVLYAALDPRVRVR, from the coding sequence ATGGGCCGGTATCTGCTGCGCCGATTGGCGAATTATCTGGTCCTCGTGGTCGTCGCGGCGTCACTGACGTACTTCCTGGCCGGGCTCAGTCTCAACCCCCGCGCCAAGTTCGAAGGACGTAATCCCCCGCTACCCGAGACGTCCATCACCAAGACGCTCGACGAGTACAACATGAACCCCGACACCCCGATCCTCACCCGGTTCGGGCACTGGGCGGAGGGCGTCGCCCACGGCGATCTCGGCAAGACCATCGAGGGCGACGACGTCAACGACGACTTCGGGCGTCGGGTGGGCGTCTCCACCCGGCTGTTGCTGCTCGCCACCATCGTCGGCTCCATCGGCGGTGTGGCCCTCGGTGCGTTCGGCGCCATTCGCCAGTACCGGCTCTTCGACCGGTTCACCACCCTGGCCTCGTTCTTCGTGCTGGCCATGCCGGTGTTCGTGATCGGCGTCGCGCTGAAGATCGGCGCCACCGCGCTCAACGACGGCACGCAGACCATCAAGGTGCTCGGCGAATACGATCCGCAGTACGCCGGGCAGTGGAACGTCGACGCCCTCGTCAACCGCGCCCAGCACATGCTGCTCCCCGCGCTCACCCTGATCATCCTTCAGGTCGCCCTCTACAGCCGCTACCAGCGCTCCACCATGCTCGACGTCCTCGGCAGCGACTTTCTGCGCACCGCCCGGGCCAAGGGGCTACGGCGACGAAAGGCCCTGGTCAAACACGGCCTGCGGACCGCGATCCTGCCCGTGGTGCCGCTGCTGGTCTACAACATCGTGCTGCTCTTCACCGGCGCGACCTTCACCGAGAAGACCTTCGGCTGGCACGGCATGGGCGAACTCCTCGTCGACTCGATCGGCAAGCAGGACGTCAACTCCGTTGCCGCGGTGGGTCTGTTCACCGCCGTACTGGTGCTGATCGCCGGTCTGCTGTCAGATGTGCTGTACGCGGCGCTCGATCCGCGCGTACGGGTCCGCTGA
- a CDS encoding ABC transporter permease, with protein MSVQLPPATEPAPGPVPPTEAEGRPAKARTSRLRLTVRRFARNRLALFGLFLLVLLFLGAYGGPFLTKWDYQQHDYLNFLANPSGDHWWGTTQGGVDLFALTMRGLQKSLIIGLLVGVISTFLAATVGAFAAYFGGWTDRVLMWIVDLLLVMPSFLIIAVLSPMFRGSTWLIFVVLLGAFSWMITGRVVRSMTFTLKDREFVKAAKYMGVSAPVIIFRHILPSMASMLIIDTVIQVGAAVIGESSLSYFGFGVQAPDVSLGTVIADNTTNATTYPWLFFFPAGCLVLIGVSISFIGDGLRDALDPNASGAKARSPRKKKQPKTGRPTAAVPAQTTATADSQGAAS; from the coding sequence ATGAGCGTCCAGCTGCCCCCCGCCACCGAACCCGCCCCCGGCCCCGTTCCGCCGACCGAAGCCGAAGGCCGCCCCGCCAAGGCCCGCACCTCACGGCTGCGGCTGACCGTCCGCCGATTCGCCCGTAACCGCCTGGCGCTGTTCGGGCTGTTCCTCCTCGTGCTGCTGTTCCTCGGCGCGTACGGCGGCCCGTTCCTCACCAAATGGGACTACCAGCAGCACGACTACCTGAACTTCCTCGCCAACCCCTCCGGGGACCACTGGTGGGGCACCACACAAGGCGGCGTCGACCTCTTCGCGCTCACCATGCGCGGACTCCAGAAGTCCCTGATCATCGGCCTGCTGGTCGGCGTCATCTCGACCTTCCTGGCCGCCACCGTCGGCGCGTTCGCCGCGTACTTCGGCGGCTGGACCGACCGGGTGCTGATGTGGATCGTCGACCTGTTGCTGGTGATGCCGTCGTTCCTGATCATCGCCGTGCTGTCGCCCATGTTCCGCGGCTCCACCTGGCTGATCTTCGTGGTGCTGCTCGGCGCCTTCAGCTGGATGATCACCGGTCGCGTCGTGCGCTCCATGACCTTCACGCTCAAGGACCGCGAATTCGTCAAGGCCGCCAAGTACATGGGCGTCTCCGCGCCGGTCATCATCTTCCGGCACATCCTGCCCAGCATGGCCTCGATGCTGATCATCGACACCGTCATCCAGGTCGGCGCGGCCGTCATCGGCGAGAGCAGCCTGTCGTACTTCGGCTTCGGTGTGCAGGCGCCCGACGTCTCCCTCGGCACGGTCATCGCCGACAACACCACCAACGCCACCACCTACCCGTGGCTGTTCTTCTTCCCGGCCGGCTGCCTGGTGCTGATCGGCGTCTCCATCTCCTTCATCGGCGACGGTCTGCGCGATGCGCTCGACCCCAACGCATCCGGCGCCAAGGCGCGTTCGCCCCGTAAGAAGAAGCAGCCGAAGACCGGGCGGCCGACCGCGGCCGTACCGGCGCAGACCACGGCCACCGCCGACAGCCAGGGCGCCGCCTCGTGA
- a CDS encoding ABC transporter ATP-binding protein, giving the protein MTETSPAQPTEALDTTQPVLEVSDLTVSFPSEAGRVQAVRGVSYAVRPGEVLGIVGESGSGKSVSSMAVLGLLPETAEVTGSVKLAGRELLGLGDGDLSKIRGKDIGVVFQDPLSALTPVYSVGDQIVEALQVHQSLDKAAARKRAVELLDVVGIPDPKRRVDAFPHEFSGGMRQRAMIAMAIANDPKVIIADEPTTALDVTIQAQVLEVLKTAQEVTGAAIVMITHDLGVIAGFADRVQVMYAGKPVEAGPVDEVYYRPRMPYTIGLLGSIPRLDEARAEGTERRALTPIDGNPPAMVDLAPGCPFAPRCPVAVDQCRTVEPELTVAEGAEHPTACHRAHEIGAGLDRNAVYPLPVLPEAGEIELLPREERATVLELDGLVKHFPLTKGAIVKRTVGTVRAVDGISFDIREGETLGLVGESGCGKTTTLLEILDLPSGQAGTVTVFGKDIRGLSRADRKGLRRDMQIVFQDPMAALDARMPIGDILAEPLKTHGWDKERIAARVPELLTMVGLEPEHADRYPQEFSGGQRQRISIARALALEPKLVILDEPVSALDVSIQAGVLNLLDELKTRLGLSYLFVAHDLSVVRHIADRIAVMYLGRIVESGAADDVFAAPSHPYTQALLSAVPLPDPRKERERSRILLSGDLPSPADVPSGCRFAGRCPKYAGLGESEQARCRDDDPATAVLGPDHGAACHYAAAVDVVASAPQ; this is encoded by the coding sequence GTGACCGAGACCAGCCCGGCCCAGCCCACCGAGGCCCTCGACACGACGCAGCCCGTCCTCGAGGTCAGCGATCTGACGGTCTCCTTCCCTAGCGAAGCGGGCCGGGTCCAGGCCGTGCGCGGCGTCTCCTACGCCGTGCGTCCCGGCGAGGTCCTCGGCATCGTCGGCGAATCCGGCTCGGGCAAGTCCGTCTCCTCCATGGCCGTTCTCGGACTGCTCCCCGAGACCGCCGAGGTCACCGGGTCCGTCAAGCTCGCCGGGCGCGAACTGCTCGGCCTCGGCGACGGCGACCTGTCGAAGATCCGCGGCAAGGACATCGGCGTGGTCTTCCAGGACCCGCTGTCCGCGCTGACCCCCGTCTACTCCGTCGGCGACCAGATCGTCGAGGCCCTCCAGGTCCACCAGTCGCTGGACAAGGCCGCCGCCCGCAAACGAGCCGTCGAACTCCTCGACGTCGTCGGCATTCCCGACCCCAAGCGCCGGGTGGACGCCTTCCCGCACGAGTTCTCCGGCGGTATGCGCCAGCGCGCGATGATCGCCATGGCCATCGCCAACGACCCCAAGGTCATCATCGCCGACGAGCCCACCACGGCCCTCGATGTGACGATCCAGGCCCAGGTCCTGGAGGTCCTCAAGACCGCGCAGGAGGTCACCGGGGCCGCCATCGTCATGATCACCCATGACCTCGGTGTGATCGCCGGCTTCGCCGACCGGGTGCAGGTCATGTACGCGGGCAAGCCGGTCGAGGCGGGCCCCGTGGACGAGGTGTACTACCGGCCGCGGATGCCGTACACCATCGGCCTGCTCGGCTCCATCCCCCGGCTCGACGAGGCGCGGGCGGAGGGCACCGAGCGCCGCGCCCTCACCCCGATCGACGGCAACCCGCCCGCCATGGTCGACCTGGCACCGGGCTGCCCGTTCGCCCCGCGCTGTCCCGTCGCCGTCGACCAGTGCCGCACGGTGGAACCGGAGTTGACGGTGGCCGAGGGCGCCGAGCACCCGACGGCCTGCCACCGCGCGCACGAGATCGGCGCCGGGCTCGACCGGAACGCGGTCTATCCGCTGCCGGTCCTGCCGGAGGCCGGCGAGATCGAGCTGCTGCCGCGCGAGGAGCGCGCCACCGTCCTCGAACTCGACGGCCTGGTCAAGCACTTCCCGCTCACCAAGGGCGCGATCGTCAAGCGCACCGTCGGCACCGTACGGGCCGTCGACGGCATCAGCTTCGACATCCGCGAGGGCGAAACGCTGGGCCTGGTCGGCGAGTCCGGCTGCGGCAAGACCACCACCCTGCTGGAGATCCTCGATCTGCCCAGCGGCCAGGCCGGTACGGTCACCGTCTTCGGCAAGGACATCCGCGGTCTGAGCCGGGCGGACCGCAAGGGACTGCGCCGCGATATGCAGATCGTCTTCCAGGATCCGATGGCGGCGCTCGACGCCCGGATGCCGATCGGCGACATCCTCGCCGAGCCGCTCAAGACCCACGGCTGGGACAAGGAACGGATCGCCGCCCGCGTCCCCGAACTCCTGACGATGGTCGGCCTGGAGCCCGAGCACGCCGACCGCTATCCGCAGGAGTTCTCCGGCGGCCAGCGCCAGCGCATCTCCATCGCCCGCGCCCTCGCGCTGGAGCCCAAACTGGTCATCCTCGACGAGCCGGTCTCCGCCCTCGACGTCTCCATCCAGGCGGGCGTCCTCAATCTCCTCGACGAACTCAAGACCCGCCTCGGGCTCAGCTATCTCTTCGTCGCCCACGACCTGTCCGTCGTACGGCATATCGCCGACCGCATCGCGGTGATGTACCTCGGCCGGATCGTGGAGAGCGGCGCGGCCGACGACGTCTTCGCCGCGCCCTCCCATCCGTACACCCAGGCGCTGCTGTCCGCGGTCCCGCTGCCCGACCCGCGCAAGGAGCGGGAACGCAGCCGGATCCTGCTCAGCGGCGATCTGCCCAGTCCGGCGGATGTGCCGTCCGGCTGCCGGTTCGCCGGCCGCTGCCCGAAGTACGCCGGGCTCGGCGAAAGCGAACAGGCGCGCTGCCGGGACGACGACCCGGCCACGGCCGTCCTCGGCCCGGACCACGGCGCGGCCTGCCACTACGCGGCGGCGGTCGACGTCGTTGCGTCCGCGCCGCAGTAA
- a CDS encoding ABC transporter family substrate-binding protein translates to MKVSRYPLSLVATLAVASLTLTACGGSDDDAAEKAPQKSTSLNIKATDPAKLKQGGTMNWAIQTFATQWNIVEIDGLQGGPTEVMKSLMPNFWLSGASGEQTPNKAFLLDASSKMVNGKQVVTWHLNPKAKWSDGTPITWKDIAANTTALSGHDKAYKVTSTVGFDQVADVKKGKDDYEAVMTFAKPFADWKGMFNAAANQPLYPAKYMSDANSFNTAYVNKIPVTGNAFKVGSIDKSAKTVTVVADPKWWGDKPKLDKIVFHAMDTASMPGAFANGEIDYFDIGGDASAYKQASKVSSGEIREAGGPNFRQITFNGQSAKLKDVRVRQALFMATDRETIAKSDLKGLGWKPAVMNNNLLIPTQKGYQDNSGKLGKYDPKAAGKLLDEAGWKLSGKVRKKDGQALSLRFIIPSGTPAATNEGSMLTQMYQQVGVKLQVQTVPTNDFFDKYITPGDFDVTPYTLLGTPFPASGATNVYTLKGGNNYAKVGSKKLDDLLYAASSNAADPAGALKQTNQADAEAWNVAGVMPLYQRPDVAAINKKLANMGALGLTSPVYEHIGFLK, encoded by the coding sequence GTGAAGGTCTCCCGCTATCCACTCTCTCTGGTCGCGACGCTCGCCGTGGCGTCGCTGACCCTGACCGCCTGCGGCGGCTCGGACGACGACGCGGCGGAGAAGGCCCCGCAGAAGTCGACCTCCCTCAACATCAAGGCGACGGATCCCGCGAAGCTCAAGCAGGGCGGGACGATGAACTGGGCCATCCAGACGTTCGCGACGCAGTGGAACATCGTGGAGATCGACGGCCTTCAGGGTGGCCCCACGGAGGTGATGAAGTCGCTGATGCCGAACTTCTGGCTCTCCGGCGCGAGTGGCGAGCAGACCCCGAACAAGGCGTTCCTGCTGGACGCCTCCTCCAAGATGGTCAACGGCAAGCAGGTCGTCACCTGGCATCTGAACCCCAAGGCCAAGTGGTCCGACGGCACCCCGATCACCTGGAAGGACATCGCCGCCAACACCACCGCCCTCAGCGGTCATGACAAGGCGTACAAGGTGACCTCCACCGTCGGCTTCGACCAGGTGGCGGACGTCAAGAAGGGCAAGGACGACTACGAGGCCGTCATGACCTTCGCCAAGCCGTTCGCGGACTGGAAGGGCATGTTCAACGCGGCGGCCAACCAGCCGCTGTACCCGGCGAAGTACATGTCCGACGCGAATTCCTTCAACACCGCCTACGTCAACAAGATCCCGGTCACCGGCAACGCCTTCAAGGTGGGCAGCATCGACAAGTCCGCCAAGACCGTCACGGTGGTGGCGGATCCGAAGTGGTGGGGCGACAAGCCCAAGCTGGACAAGATCGTCTTCCATGCGATGGACACGGCGTCCATGCCTGGTGCTTTCGCCAACGGCGAGATCGACTACTTCGACATCGGCGGCGACGCCTCCGCCTACAAGCAGGCGTCCAAGGTGTCCTCCGGCGAGATCCGCGAGGCGGGCGGCCCCAACTTCCGCCAGATCACGTTCAACGGCCAGAGCGCCAAGCTGAAGGACGTGAGGGTGCGTCAGGCACTGTTCATGGCCACCGACCGCGAGACGATCGCCAAGTCGGACCTCAAGGGCCTGGGCTGGAAGCCCGCCGTCATGAACAACAATCTCCTGATCCCCACCCAGAAGGGATACCAGGACAATTCCGGCAAGCTCGGCAAGTACGACCCCAAGGCGGCCGGAAAGCTGCTGGACGAGGCCGGCTGGAAGCTCAGCGGCAAGGTCCGTAAGAAGGACGGCCAGGCGCTGTCGTTGCGGTTCATCATCCCGTCCGGCACCCCCGCGGCCACCAACGAGGGGTCGATGCTGACGCAGATGTACCAGCAGGTCGGCGTCAAGCTCCAGGTCCAGACGGTGCCGACCAACGACTTCTTCGACAAGTACATCACCCCGGGCGACTTCGACGTGACGCCCTACACCCTGCTCGGCACGCCGTTCCCCGCGAGTGGGGCCACTAACGTCTACACCCTCAAGGGCGGCAACAACTACGCCAAGGTGGGTAGCAAGAAGCTGGATGACCTGCTCTACGCGGCCAGCTCCAACGCCGCCGACCCGGCCGGCGCGCTGAAGCAGACCAACCAGGCCGACGCCGAAGCCTGGAACGTCGCCGGTGTCATGCCCCTCTACCAGCGCCCCGACGTCGCGGCCATCAACAAGAAGCTCGCCAACATGGGCGCCCTCGGCCTGACCTCTCCGGTCTACGAGCACATCGGCTTCCTCAAGTAG
- a CDS encoding PE-PPE domain-containing protein, with product MSTTSRLMRAVGTAAMTAAMVAGSAVVAPAVAQADDVHHYYLEVGGTGAAADAPGCTTTYGFANQHLDPGDKFIPVCYPASAGPWVGSKQFSPDLNAPSYDASVELGYKNLLAKAEETHRNDPSARLTIVGYSQGAQVADVVLQKIANNETAVPRGQVNGMLYADPMQPGTGVLARIPKGLSAFGITSPGAGPEQFPGVPVERFCIRGDGVCDATSLASVLGYVTKHGQYPLDGNVMTRTIAHDGGDGITWIDA from the coding sequence ATGTCGACAACGAGCAGGCTGATGCGGGCCGTTGGGACCGCGGCGATGACGGCGGCGATGGTGGCCGGCAGCGCCGTGGTCGCCCCCGCCGTCGCCCAGGCCGACGACGTCCACCACTACTACCTGGAGGTGGGCGGCACGGGCGCCGCGGCGGACGCCCCGGGATGCACCACGACCTACGGCTTCGCCAACCAGCACCTGGACCCGGGCGACAAGTTCATTCCGGTCTGCTACCCGGCGAGCGCCGGACCGTGGGTGGGCAGCAAGCAGTTCAGCCCGGACCTGAACGCACCCAGCTATGACGCCAGCGTGGAGCTGGGGTACAAGAACCTGCTGGCGAAGGCCGAGGAGACGCACCGCAACGACCCGAGCGCACGCCTCACGATCGTCGGCTACTCCCAGGGCGCTCAGGTCGCGGACGTGGTGCTCCAGAAGATCGCCAACAACGAGACCGCGGTACCGCGCGGCCAGGTCAACGGCATGCTCTACGCCGATCCGATGCAGCCGGGCACCGGCGTCCTGGCCCGCATACCGAAGGGCCTGAGCGCCTTCGGGATCACGTCCCCCGGTGCCGGGCCGGAGCAATTCCCGGGCGTTCCGGTGGAGCGGTTCTGCATCCGCGGCGACGGGGTGTGCGATGCGACCTCGCTCGCGTCCGTCCTCGGCTACGTCACCAAGCACGGGCAGTACCCCCTGGACGGCAACGTCATGACCCGGACCATCGCCCACGACGGCGGCGACGGGATCACCTGGATCGACGCCTGA
- a CDS encoding helix-turn-helix domain-containing protein: MTDEPTPRAEPGGPGSDLGRRATLRRQQLGLSREEVAARAGASPDYVRYVEERAADPDIGFLLRLADALETTVDELAGSTTELPPGLGTAGRHPEVLVLSPEECRERLSTHGIGRVAVTLQDTPAVFPVNYTVAGGLIAYRTHADSGPAAAAGHEVALEVDHIDEAMSQGWSVLVVGPAHVVTGFYEAQRLDEHAHTTPWVGEGRHQWIAIRPTRITGRRIRVTGTGG, encoded by the coding sequence ATGACCGACGAGCCGACACCCCGCGCGGAGCCGGGCGGGCCGGGCAGCGACCTGGGGCGGCGCGCCACGCTGCGCCGGCAGCAGCTGGGGCTGTCCCGGGAGGAGGTCGCCGCCCGTGCCGGTGCCTCGCCGGACTATGTGCGCTACGTCGAGGAACGGGCGGCCGACCCGGACATCGGTTTTCTGCTGCGGCTCGCCGACGCGCTGGAGACCACCGTCGACGAACTGGCGGGCAGCACCACGGAGCTGCCGCCCGGCCTCGGCACGGCCGGGCGCCATCCCGAGGTGCTGGTCCTGAGCCCCGAGGAGTGCCGGGAACGGCTCTCCACGCACGGCATCGGCAGGGTGGCGGTGACCCTTCAGGACACCCCGGCCGTCTTTCCCGTGAACTACACCGTCGCCGGTGGGCTGATCGCCTACCGCACCCATGCGGACTCGGGGCCGGCCGCGGCGGCCGGGCACGAGGTGGCCCTGGAAGTCGATCACATCGACGAGGCGATGAGTCAGGGCTGGAGCGTGCTGGTCGTGGGTCCCGCCCATGTGGTGACCGGTTTCTACGAGGCCCAGCGGCTGGACGAACACGCCCACACCACGCCCTGGGTGGGCGAGGGCCGGCACCAGTGGATCGCCATCCGCCCCACGCGCATCACCGGCCGCCGGATCCGCGTGACCGGCACCGGTGGATGA
- a CDS encoding universal stress protein, with protein sequence MTRRPTGGTDGTTAARPVVLGVVGVDGTESGFRAVDWAADEAALHALPLRLVYASRQERHEDPVLSLGHPAAEQLPADDAVAAAAERAALRHPDLDISTQVLGDDPTTALLRESAYASAVVIGTARDQGALTGLLPGPVGSIGPAVAARAECPVIVVRGDRAALAATHERILLGVGAAPQGAEAVRWAVREAAARDCALEAVHARHHEHRAPAGPHGALPEEALPYEALTDEVAGHPTVRVRRATVDGAAHKVLVHRSAAADLLVIGGHRRAVHLGPRLGRVAHAALEHAECPVVVVPLG encoded by the coding sequence ATGACCCGCCGCCCGACCGGGGGCACGGACGGGACGACGGCCGCGCGCCCCGTCGTCCTCGGAGTCGTCGGGGTCGACGGGACGGAGAGCGGCTTCCGGGCCGTCGACTGGGCCGCCGACGAAGCCGCGCTGCACGCCCTGCCCCTGCGCCTGGTGTACGCCTCCCGGCAGGAGCGCCACGAGGACCCGGTTTTGAGCCTCGGACACCCCGCGGCCGAGCAGCTGCCCGCCGACGACGCCGTCGCGGCCGCGGCCGAACGCGCCGCGCTGCGCCATCCGGACCTCGACATCTCGACGCAGGTGCTGGGCGACGACCCCACGACCGCGCTGCTGCGCGAGAGCGCCTACGCCTCCGCCGTTGTCATCGGCACCGCACGGGACCAAGGCGCCCTCACCGGCCTGCTGCCGGGCCCGGTCGGGTCGATCGGCCCGGCGGTCGCGGCCCGGGCCGAGTGCCCGGTGATCGTGGTACGGGGGGACCGGGCCGCGCTGGCAGCGACCCACGAACGGATCCTCCTCGGCGTCGGCGCCGCGCCCCAGGGGGCGGAAGCGGTCCGCTGGGCCGTCCGCGAGGCCGCGGCCCGCGACTGCGCCCTGGAGGCCGTACACGCCCGCCACCACGAGCACCGCGCCCCGGCCGGGCCGCACGGGGCGCTGCCGGAGGAGGCCCTGCCGTACGAGGCTCTGACGGACGAAGTCGCCGGGCATCCGACGGTCCGGGTGCGCCGGGCCACGGTCGACGGTGCGGCCCACAAGGTGCTCGTCCACCGGTCCGCCGCCGCGGACCTGCTGGTCATCGGCGGCCACCGCCGCGCGGTTCACCTGGGCCCGCGGCTCGGCCGGGTGGCGCATGCCGCGCTGGAGCACGCCGAGTGCCCGGTCGTGGTGGTGCCGCTGGGGTGA
- a CDS encoding Crp/Fnr family transcriptional regulator, protein MAMKPVLHLLPPEGRERLMAFAHEVSFPAGTRIFEEGGLADRFWIIHTGSVNLDLRVANRQPPVVEMLGHGDLLGWSWLVSPYTWRLGAEAATPVRAYEFDATSVRALCAADPVLGLALTRRVLDVVARRLQATRLRLLDIYGAGAGAMPAPP, encoded by the coding sequence ATGGCTATGAAGCCCGTGCTCCACCTGCTCCCGCCGGAGGGCCGCGAACGCCTGATGGCCTTCGCGCACGAGGTGTCGTTCCCGGCCGGGACGCGGATCTTCGAGGAAGGCGGGCTCGCCGACCGGTTCTGGATCATCCACACCGGCTCGGTCAATCTCGATCTGCGGGTGGCGAACCGGCAGCCACCGGTCGTCGAGATGCTGGGCCACGGCGATCTGCTGGGCTGGTCCTGGCTGGTGTCGCCGTACACCTGGCGGCTGGGGGCCGAGGCCGCCACCCCCGTACGGGCCTATGAGTTCGATGCGACGTCCGTACGCGCCCTGTGCGCCGCGGACCCCGTCCTCGGCCTGGCCCTGACCCGCCGGGTCCTCGACGTGGTCGCCCGGCGGCTCCAGGCCACCAGGCTGCGGCTGCTCGACATCTACGGCGCGGGCGCGGGCGCGATGCCGGCCCCGCCATGA